The nucleotide window ttattccTCGTAGACACCTGATAGCACCTTATCACACTTccggtgtgcccaggggtccgtgtttgccctactcttaatgctgtattctttataagaattaTCAAATTAATCGCTGCACTATCTtcccttttatatatatatttctatataaaactttaaaccccGTTTGTGATCTAGACCATGTAGTCATGGTGTGAAGAAACTTGAAACTGCGCTACACGAGGATGCTTGCATGTTAATTTGACATATCATAATCTCGCTTGtgttgatattttaaaagaactttCCTATATATCCATATGTAAATCCTTGAATCATTACTGTGACCCCAACCTTCCCTGCAGGCCATGGTGAGAAGAAACTGGAATTTACACGATATGGTTTTTGCAAATTCAGATTTTACAATGGTTTCCTATTTCCTAAATTTCCGTTTGAACCCACTTTGGTTCCAGGAACAATGATTTGGAAAACACTAATCTTGAGTTGATAGGGAAATTTCTATACAAGTtatggtattttttttaacttttaaattggAAGTGGACATGGTTCTTTTTTTCAAGAACATCAAGCTTCTTTATACAAAGATGGTGTATGCTAAATGTGGTTATATTTGGCTAAGAGGTTCAACGTAAAAGGTTGAAAATGTTTTCGTATACTAATAATAGACGACAGTTTACGGACAatagacagacgacggacaaaatgtgatcagaaaagcccagTAAAGAGTATCGGTCAGGTAAATAAAATGACAGTGAATGCGATATTATATGTACAAATACctatgttattacatgtaccttataaAGGTTTTTCTTCCTGCAGTGTTCCTTCTCCTAAAACGAAGCCAAAAGATGTCGATAAACATATGTAGTCATCCGACAGCGTTTAGGTCACCCGAATCAGCCACTGAGTCAAGTAGGAAGATACTAGCAATACCCATTGTCGTGCGATATACATTGAGAGTCCCGCATAACACTTTCAGAATTGTTTTACTCTTTTCTGTGTATTATCGTTATTGCAAAAGACAAAGAACATATCAATTATAATCTTTCAGGTCACACGATGTGATAGCGGACTGGACCAAGGTCATTCAACAaatagctttttaaaaaattttctcCTGGAATTAACTTTATAACTGGGAAATATCAGTTCATACATGTCACAAAGGTAAGTTACAGATGGGGGATTTCCCATAACATTGAACCATAAGATTGAAGATATATTATACAAGGCATATAGTTTGCCGCAATTGTGAACTGTGGTCATTTGGCCAATAtctatgtacccccccccccctccacaaaTAAAAACACCTTACAATATCTATCCAAGCCACAATTTtgtaactgaaaaaaaaaacatcatgaAAACTCCAGAACTCCCAGTTTTCACCACAGCATTATCTAATCTTGGTTAATATATGCATTAAGAAATACCTTCTGTGGTCAGGTGTTCCATTTCTGATGTTCTTGGTGCTGAAATGAATAATACAAAAAGTTTCATTGATACTTGAAAAttggagataacgaacaacgatcAATCTCGTATCttctatatacaatacaaaatagagagttgggtaaacacagacccctggatataccagagttggaaccaggtgcctaggagtaaacaTCACCTGTTTACCGGTTACACTGCTGTGATCCCtataacggcctaacaatcgaaaGACAGCATTGAACataatgatatgttgtattggcaaactagatctttataacgaccatagaagttgcaaaatgctgactttaaacgagactgttgaaattcctgcTCCTttaacttgtttatcagtagcctgtctcaattcaaacaaaactcataatacgcagaacaaactcttaaGTATCAAATTATAACTTTCAATTGCAAACTAAACTGCAAATATAACATGCAGTATTAAAAGATTTTTGATGACATAacttgacaatatttttttatgctGGCTTTGTTTTCTTGGAGCTTCCTTTTGAGGTATGTGTTTAccaaatattgtacatacatatgttgTTGTGTCTGATAATGTGTTCTACATGTGGAGGACGATCATTAATACAATGATACTAGTGTGATTTCTATATTTTAGAAACTCTATTTAGAAGATCATACCTTTTAAAGACAATTCTTCTGTTGATCTCTTGGCTAAAATGAACAACACAACATGTACATCAGCCTTTCTTAATGAAGATAAAACATACACTGTATAAATACAACAAATATTGTATGGAAGTTATACAAAATGCACCTACCACTTCCTTGCATGCTTGTTTTACTTTTGGTTTTATATGCACAAGTTTTATAAACACGCTCATatactattaatattttgtgatataattttaattactGAGACaagtagaaaaagaaaattaattatttaaatataaattcaaCAGTGGTCATTTGATTTGAAGACTAGTTGAGGTGCACTTTTGATATAGAGAAAAATACACTGAGGAATGACATGGTATATCCTATTTTGAAAGTATCCAATAAGACATGTGATTGgtctattagcaatacaaaatatacatgcttttattcaaatatttgaattttaaaaattcatttaagaaaGATTAGATATTATGAAAATGAAGAATGAGCACATTACATTCAAATCCGTTGTCTTAAACTGCATTTTCGGAACTAACATGGTTTATTTTAATGGTTCCTCGCGGAACGGTACGTATATGTGAAAGCAGATCATATGATGAATCAAATTACTATTGTTTTTTTAACTTAGTAGCTAATGAATTGAATTGTGATGGGAATACGTAATCTTCCGACATAACGTCATCAAATGTACACTTGCATCCATAATATTGTTTGTATTCCTTAATTACATATTCAAGTGAACATGTTTTCTACACCAATCAAATTACCTAGATTTAATACTGAATgggttaaatattgatataaagaaaCCTACTTCTAGAATATCTCCTCCTCCAGATGTAACATGTCACTAGACATATGCATGTCAATATCAACAGCACTGCGACAACCACATATACTACTGTTGTTTTACTGTTATCGTCATCAACTGGATAAATGTCACCTCTAAGAAAAAACTCTCACTTTCAGTTGCTTTTCAATAGCACTATATTTCCTATAGCAAGATGTTGTATTTTTCCTGAGGCATTCCCGTGTGATAAagaaatgcaatttttaaacacgtttatatacactgtaacatATCGACACTATTTTCCTCTTATATGCTTCATTCTGTGGCAACCCTCTCTACGAtgtaattttcaaatgattttacatgtagatatcacaATACCTTTTCATGACAGGCTTCATTATGAAATAACCCCctcaaataaataaatctaattttcaaattattataaatagcaaaacaaaaaaacagaTTTCACTGCGAGATAATCCTCCCtaagaaaaatatatcatttatgaaAAACATTACTAAACCTACTATTTCTTATCAAAGGTTTCACTTTGAAATAGCCCTCTCTAAGGTTTGAGACTtccaaatacagtaaaacacgtttTGAGCGAACCTCCACGACCAGTAAAATAACTTCGTTATTATCAAACTTCGTCCTATCCTATAAAATCGTCGTTATTTCTTCTCATaaaggaataaatatcactttgctATAAGTGTAAATTAATTATCAAAGTATTTGTTATATGAGTACggattatttattaacattccAGGGCCCTGCGAGGCATAGTACAAAgagtaaaacatgtaaaattatgCATAATGAAGAGATTTGTAGATAAATCAGATAACAGTAGATACAAAGAGACAATGTTTCAGGAATATGACATGCAGATTAcatcatgtatgtacattgtaataaTTTGTGTAGTTATGTAAATACGGTGGTTGTTCGATATGTAGTGTGTATTGCATGATATCGCacaagcattcgactcaaatagtaaaatgaacattacatcccttcaaagtattctccgcggtttgaaatacataatttcaatctctgaatccatttctgaaatgtgtcacggtacgctgatttaggtagacctctgaggcactgactgatggctgagccaagggcttgtcgggacttgtaacgacgaccaaataggaactttttaaattttggaaaaaggaaCAATTTGCaaggggctagatctggagagtatggtgggtgtggcaagacagtaaccttctccgacttcaaaaattgcttcacaagctcagatgtaacggataactccgtttacctgatcaggatatagggctcaaggcaggtgtgaccggtcgacagcggatgcttactcttcctaggcacctgctccgatttatggtgtgtccaggggtccgtgtttgcccaactatcaattttgtattgcttataggagttatgagattgatcactgttcgttttcgtCACCTTTCGTATATGTGATGgggcattatcatgaagtaaaAGAACAAGCCTAAAttctgacacagggcgtcgtttatgaaaatatttcttgagcctttttagtataacatctcggtaataccgacctgtaacatgTTTGTCCTTCGGCACCGGGATTTGTACCGCTATACCATCACGTGAGAAGAATATTCAATAAAGAATCTTCTTTGCGCTCATGGTTCTTTTTGCAACTACAgaccttctaccgtgtttagttagccagattttgtttccaatttttcttactggttcgaaatagtaaacccatgtttcgtcaccagtaacagtgtctgcaaattgtctttgattgaatttgtgAAACATTTGCGCAATTTCTTAgaggtttgtactcgtacccgtttttggtcatctctCAATATGTgcgatatccatctggcagaaatctttcgcactttcaaaatacgcttcaaaatgaaatacacccgcgatagcgatatgcaaTATCACGAATTGTGTATCTGACATCACTTTCAGTTATttcctgacttttgagacatttgccttgcctgttacagtcacaggttgGCCAGATTtggctgcatctttgacggactctgtgccaatCAGAAAGTTCTTTCACCACCCCTAAGAACTATCTCATAAGATACATCATCAGATCCATAAACTTTCCCCAATCCAGTACAAATATGCTGTACTGAATGACCGCGTTTCGTACgaaattttatataagctcttTCTCAATATTCTCAACTTGTTTCCCAACCATTtattacaacagtggtcaacgactggctctattgaaatgactataaggtTAAAACTACGTGGAGCTGAAGACTCGTGTTCTTactgttggaaaggtattgaatagaggtATGCAAGAGTGTCATTATTCACGAAAtagtgcaaagcgttatcgcgctgtggtaaaatacacattacatatcgaacagccctcgtaaatGATGTGATCTAAATGCATGTGTGTACTATTTTGATTGCTGTTTATTTGTTGGGGTTCTGAAGGGTTTTTAGTCTCTTAGTGTGTCCGTGCATCTGCCTTTAACGGATATTAGCAAGAACCCTTTAGTCCCAAGGACTTACAGCGTTGTCTAAAATGTGTTTTCAGATTATGCTGTCGACATTGTTGATCATTAAGAGCACATAAATTACCTTATGGTATTACAATAGTATTCAAGGTTCCACCTCGTTGTCATCCCAAGAAATATATACTTTAAACACCACTATTCctggtgaagagctgcaaaatctaggcctatgttAGGCACTTTCGGCATACCGCATCTTTATCAAACTTATTGGATTGTGGATTGAAATTACTCCAAAGTTCaattgtatatatcaaaatgGATACAATTGTGTGATCAAAGAAATGGACAGTTGTTTTTATACCTGGATTAAGTTTTATAAACTCTATTTTTTTTatgctttcaatgtttttcTATATAATTCATATTGTATTAAAGTGAAAGAACAAGATGCTGAAAAATAACGACCGATCGCAAgatattgataatttaaaactgaatcaagAGCTATGTTGTTgcataaaaatattcttttatatttttCCATCTTTGTTGACAATTCGTGTTTTAATCATAGAAGGATTGACCGTTAGACATCAGTCAGAGCAGTATTTTTAAAGCTTGTCAAGTTTTTCTTGAAGTTTGTTTTTTACAGACGTTAATAATATAACAAAATCGTCAGCATATAACAAGCACATGCTCGTTATTCAGAATAATAAGATCTATACATTGATTGAAGTATCTCGAAAGATCACTGTAGGCATATAtttagtactttgatttttacagTGCACATCAGAGTTACTGACTTCATACATTTTcttattaattttgtaaaataccCCTATGTCTAGCAATTTCAGCTTGAATCCGGCATGCATAACAGCATCAAAAGCTTTTTGGATATCTACGAAACATAAATAAACCCTACCTTCTTTAGTGTTacaatatctataaatgatatatttttttttaaaaataaacatgtggTAAGATGTTCTGTGGATTTATCAAATCCAATTTCACTATTATCAATAATATTGTTTGATGTCAAATTTTGCTCCAATCTTCTATTCACGTTACTGTTAAAAACTTTTCCGATTGCACTGcatgttttattatacattttgtGCTTTCCTATAACTAAACTTTACCCTGTAGTTGGGGTCTGTGTGACGTTAAGGTAAGATGTAGTATTGAGGTAGAGTGTCGTCTCTGTCGCCATCGTAGTCGACGGCTGCGCTGAGGTTAATGATCCTCTTACTTCATCATAGCATTCAGGATCTGCATGTCAAACGAAATCAATACATGTTACGTTATTGTAAAAAAGCATGCAGTGCAACATAAAGCGGATTTCGTTTGTTTGGTGAGACATAAATGATGTAAAAGGGTACAGCATCttgatatgtacactgtgtcACAACCAGCGAAAGACTCGTATAATTAACAAACCTGCGagatcaataaataaaataacatatttttgttgttttaagtTTAATTTTAGAATTTGTCACTCCTTTGGAGACATCGCCAGATTACGGTGATCGTTTCTCATTGTGCGCATGCCTATGCTGACACTGCAACTCTGTTTTAAGATCATAACCGAAAAATTTCTGATGCCGAGTACTTGGCGAAGAAGCATCCACTACCTATCTTAAGAACTCGGAACCTCCCGGAAGAAACAATCACTACTTATGTTAAGAACTCGAAACCCCTAATGTGAGCTACCCATGATAGGCCACTGCGATCGGTATAGACTAAATACATCACATAGGACGATGCAAAtactgttaatttcaaatactttgAAGCATATCAGTAATCGGGATGGTATACTGAATGGTCCCCAATACTCCATACTTTTAAACCGCGTTGCAAACGATGGTGAAATAATATATTGGTATTTCAGTTAACTGCATTCAAATAAGATGTTCTTGTCAGTCTCTATGATCACATCATGTAccaatagaaaaaatatattttttagatAAAGATTCTAGTATTCAGTTTACTTCACTGGGATAATAAGTGGGGCAAACAAGTAATCAAATTATGTGAAGCctaaaacatttaaatggttCATTATAGCTTATACATCCACTTCAGACTAACATAGACTTTTCAAATATGGCAGTACCACCCACCCTGATATAATGATGATGCGGTGATACAGAAACAGTATGCCCTGGGTTATgctcaaaatattcaaaatatagtTTAGGATTTCTCTCATTACTGACTGATGCTTTCTGTTCTCATTATTCTTAAATGCAGTGCTTGTATCTAAATGCACATTTAAAATGGGTGGCGGGGACGAAGTAGCAGAGCTCTTAACGTTGGGGAATGTCGAAGAGAACGCACAATCGTGTTACACAACTACTTATAGCTAATCGTGTGGCTGTAGATTTGTTATTACAAAAAGAATCGAAGTTGCCGATAGATTCGTGTTACACTCTAGTTATTTGTACGAATCTTATCCCTGCTTCCAAACGATGTCTAACATTATATACGTTGACCTCCCAAAACTTCCTATCAGTTATTTTGgttttgtatatcaatataacTAATGACTACTGCGTATACAGACCTATACGTTATTTTGgttttgtatatcaatataaGTAATGGATACTACGTATACAGACCTAGATttattaaaacaatgaaatgcttTACTGTTTTCTCCGGTAGAACATGTtcagcattgcagaaaaatgtaTAACTCCGTTAGCAGATTATATGATTTTTCCCACAATTATTGCTACCTTCATTGTCCGATAAAACAGCAAAGGGGGACATTATATTCTTCatatccgtgtttgcccaactatctattctgtattgattataggggttatgagattgatcagtgttcgttatcttctcctttcatcTATATCTGTATGTATTTTTAGATAAAAGGTATATCtaagtactaaaatatataGTTGACCATTTCTTTACTTTAAACAGAACAGCCAATGTACCATTTGACCTTGGTGACGCTCCATATTTAGTAATTGTTACACAGGCATGTGGTACTAAAAATCGAACTAGTTTGTTATAAATATGCATTCATTGTCGAGTATGAAAACAATGTCAATTTGAAAGgatatataagagaaaagattcagtgaatgtgaAATAGGAGTATGACATCACTATCAATATGTGcggtcaaatacatgtatatctctgcATTCAAAAAACATCTTTTGGCTAAAATTCCTGCGTTTATGAATGTTTGAGTTCAGATATATTATTGTACCGTAATAAAACTTACAGATAGCAGTACATACATTTATAAGTTATATTATTGTATCGTAATAAAACTTACAGATAGCAgtacatacatttataaattTCAGACGAATTGTAAACATTTGGACATGTCTTGCAATTTGTTGAATAACTAACACGGATACTCTGTAACTCTGTAATAAACATGGCACATTTTCTTGCTACAAAGAGAcacaaatattacaaaatatatctgATATTCATTTGTTAAATCTATATTGGTATgaaaaacattgataaaataaaaaaaaaaaaaaacatttatcgacacttgatacaaacaaaaatcaaacatgatcaaagtagatttttaaagtaTGGAATGGAATATATTCCAATGTTTAAAACAATGGGGGAAAGCATATAGTTATACGTGGAGGGGAAgttaatatatttacaattttcaatatcatacaaatttaaaagttccttatttgttttagtaattttactcgtgtacttattacaaccaaaatattcaaaaaacatatatatcaatctatatatgtattcatttttgtttgtatcacGCGTCCTTAAGGTAGAGCTGTACATTGGATGTATATTGATGTTGCACAGACTTCAACTGTTCCATTCAGCCACTGATTGAGGACGCAGTGGTACTCAAAAGATTTACACATTTTAGGGATGTTTCGGCAGGATTTTCTCATTGAAGCTGCATCATGTTCCTTTTTGTTGATTGGACAGGCATTAACTGATTGTTCTGTAGATATCGATTCTTTGCACGCAGATGCCGGCAGTTCTATATTGTGTACGAAATTTCCTTGGAAGGTGATTATGAGAGTTAACATTACCTAAAAAAAAAGACGATATTGTAAATTGTGTATACTTATATATGTACTTATGGTTGATCAAAGTGTTGCTGAGAAGGATTTTGCTATGCTTGACACTACCCAGTTTGGAGATATTCCAACAAGAGCCCCATGGTACAAAATGCTCACTTGAGTACTTATCTGTATATTcttcgaaatgcgcatctggtgcatcgaaattggtaccgtataagttttacattatgaaccctgggtcgaagcctctgctggtggactgatagtccccgagggtctatacagcccagtagctaagtacttattattatcttgaaaatatggatgtatatttaatcgctgttataaaatttagaaattcatttcaaaattaaggattatcttcctcatgcatagctcttatccttagacgaatttgactccactttttggcacgctggtgttggctataatagctctagaatttcattgttatttcagatttcaaacattttggttgatcatcactgaagagacattatttgtcgaaatgtgcatctggtgcatcaaaattggtaccgtataagttttacattctataCATCAACTGCTTTTGGAACTTTTTGTAATATTGGCTTCATCGATACgaagtttaaaatgaaaatgaagccAATATTACAAAAATGTGTTTCCATATCAATGCAGTCTCCTAATTATAAAGGATAATATTATCTATTTTATTCAATACGATTTAAACTAGTGTCCCCCGTCTTTTTCGGGATAATTCACTTTAAACAACCGTGATTGCACACTTCATTGGGAATTTACACATGAATCTAACAAACCTTTGACCTAGTGGATCGCAAACGAAGATTTTACAGAGGTACAGATGTAAAATATTTCCACATGAAATTATAATCCCCTCTGTGATCTACCGTGTATATCCCTACCCTTGTTAAACGTTTAATCCTTATCGTGGCATCGCCTTCACCAGTGGAGGGGGTACGACTTGCACAATTTTGAATTGAGGCTAATATGGTATTTTATTACGAGAAGAGAACTCGTAGTTGACTCTTCTAACTTTTTCAAACACATAATTTGTTTGCCCTTACCTTATGTATTCAGACTTCTTATGATTTAACGTCATTTGTGTGAATAAggttgttttaaaaatctagtGGCATAGATTCTGGCAAGTATGCATGGACGTCATGAGTGTTGTGCAGTATATGTTATTCTTTAATAGTTCATGCATAGTGACGTCATAGCTGTAGCATAAACAGAACATGACAACACACGCAATAACATAACACCTGAATAACTACAACATAAACAGAACATGATAACATACGCAGAAATgtgacaaaaattataaatttacaacacatAAGAACACAATGTAACATACGAGTACATTAACCacataatatcaaaacatacaCATAATATAGTTCTAAACCACAAGTGTAAAATTGACAACAAAGCATACAAACATAACATAACACAAAACCATAAGTGTAAGAATTACAACAAAGCATAGAAGCATAGCATAGCTTTAAATCATAAGCGTAAAAATTACAACCAAACATAGAGACATATAACACAAC belongs to Ostrea edulis chromosome 7, xbOstEdul1.1, whole genome shotgun sequence and includes:
- the LOC125656014 gene encoding uncharacterized protein LOC125656014 isoform X1 — translated: MPKIRNTCIEWVMLTLIITFQGNFVHNIELPASACKESISTEQSVNACPINKKEHDAASMRKSCRNIPKMCKSFEYHCVLNQWLNGTVEVCATSIYIQSRKCAMFITELQSIRVSYSTNCKTCPNVYNSSEIYKYPECYDEVRGSLTSAQPSTTMATETTLYLNTTSYLNVTQTPTTGGDIYPVDDDNSKTTVVYVVVAVLLILTCICLVTCYIWRRRYSRTKRSTEELSLKAPRTSEMEHLTTEGEGTLQEEKPL
- the LOC125656014 gene encoding uncharacterized protein LOC125656014 isoform X2 — encoded protein: MLTLIITFQGNFVHNIELPASACKESISTEQSVNACPINKKEHDAASMRKSCRNIPKMCKSFEYHCVLNQWLNGTVEVCATSIYIQSRKCAMFITELQSIRVSYSTNCKTCPNVYNSSEIYKYPECYDEVRGSLTSAQPSTTMATETTLYLNTTSYLNVTQTPTTGGDIYPVDDDNSKTTVVYVVVAVLLILTCICLVTCYIWRRRYSRTKRSTEELSLKAPRTSEMEHLTTEGEGTLQEEKPL